Proteins found in one Strix aluco isolate bStrAlu1 chromosome 29, bStrAlu1.hap1, whole genome shotgun sequence genomic segment:
- the LOC141916313 gene encoding mast cell protease 1A-like — protein MCQPKPLLALLLLLSCPWANASALRGQIVGGHEAQPHSHPYMAYLKTDAFACGGFLVAPDWVMTAAHCLGNTTVILGAHNIHEPETTQQVRGVLSYHQHPEYDPSTTSNDIMLLKLTAKATLNDYVKTIPLPKTSSDLPTGTKCSIAGWGLIDDDQVTNKLFETKVSIYSRRKCIRFYPHLNTGMVCAGSFHELRDSSQGDSGGPLVCNKVAQGIVSFGYDTPPGVYARISNYLPWIKKTLKK, from the exons ATGTGCCAACCCAAGCCactgctggccctgctgctcctgctttcCTGCCCATGGGCCAATGCCA GTGCTCTTCGGGGTCAGATTGTGGGCGGCCATGAGGCTCAACCCCACTCCCACCCTTACATGGCATACCTGAAGACAGATGCGTTTGCCTGCGGAGGCTTCCTGGTGGCCCCTGACTGGGTGATGACAGCCGCACACTGCCTGGG GAATACCACGGTCATCCTGGGGGCTCACAACATCCACGAACCAGAAACGACCCAGCAGGTCCGGGGAGTTCTCAGTTACCACCAGCACCCTGAATACGACCCCAGCACCACGTCTAATGACATCATGCTGCTCAAG CTGACAGCAAAGGCCACTCTCAATGACTACGTCAAGACCATTCCACTGCCCAAGACCAGCAGCGACCTCCCCACGGGCACCAAGTGCAGCATAGCTGGGTGGGGCCTGATCGATGACGACCAGGTGACCAACAAGCTCTTTGAAACCAAAGTCTCCATCTACAGCCGCAGGAAATGCATCCGCTTCTATCCACATCTCAACACCGGCATGGTCTGTGCTGGCAGCTTCCACGAGCTCAGGGATTCCAGCCAG GGAGATTCTGGTGGGCCCCTGGTATGCAATAAGGTGGCACAAGGCATCGTTTCCTTCGGGTATGACACCCCACCTGGTGTCTACGCCCGCATCTCCAACTATCTGCCCTGgatcaaaaaaaccctgaagaagtAG